TCCGCCTCCGCCGCCGCCGGAGGACGCCGGCTCGCCGCCTCCGCCGCCGCCTCCTCCGGCGGATGCGGGGTCGGGCGCTGACGCGGGCTCCGGACCGAACAGCGGTGGTGAAGGCCCCGGCACCGAGGAGCCGCCGCCGGAGGAGCCTTCGGGCAAGAAGCCGAAGAAGCCGACGACCAAGCCGTCGGGCACCTCGAGCGGATCGGTCACGATCACGCCGAAGCCGCAGCCGACGCAGGAGACCGAGGAAGGCTGCGCGATGACGCCGGGCTCGCACGGCTCCTCGACGCCGACCTCCGCCGCCCTCGGCCTCGTGGTCGCCGCGACCCTCCTCGCGCGCCGCCGCCGCCGGG
The Labilithrix sp. genome window above contains:
- a CDS encoding MYXO-CTERM sorting domain-containing protein, which produces PPPPPPEDAGSPPPPPPPPADAGSGADAGSGPNSGGEGPGTEEPPPEEPSGKKPKKPTTKPSGTSSGSVTITPKPQPTQETEEGCAMTPGSHGSSTPTSAALGLVVAATLLARRRRRD